A stretch of DNA from Lycium ferocissimum isolate CSIRO_LF1 chromosome 4, AGI_CSIRO_Lferr_CH_V1, whole genome shotgun sequence:
aaaccaaGTCAAACAAAATCActagttattttttttctcggtttgattcGGATTATCAGTTTGGTGTGGTTTATCCATtttctttgtacacccctagttgaTACGCTCAGATGAACATCGCAAAGCTTTGTTAAAAATCCTGAATGAAGCTCATGTTCCTACAGAGATTACTGTGAatcaattgaagaaaattacTGAGAGAATCTTTGAGGTAAACAGGATCACTATCTCAGATGATGAGCTGCCTGTGGAAGGTACTGGACATAATTGTAGCCTTCACATTACTGTGAAATGTGAGCGTTCTTACGTCACTCGAGTGTTGATCGATGGGGTATCTATTTCGAACATTAATCCTCTTTTAACTTTGCAAAAGCTAAGTGTTAGCACTAAAAGAATGTGACCTAACAATGTGTGTGTTAGAGCCTTTGACGGAACGAAAATGGATGCCATCAGCGAGATAGATTTTGTGTTGACAATTAGGCCTGTTGACTTTGCCATAGATTTTCAAGTGTGGAACATCAATGCCTGTTACAATATGTTGACCATGGGTACATATGGCTGGGGTAGTCCCGTTGCATCAGATGATCAAGTTTGAACGAGGCAGGCAAGAAGTGATTGTTCACGGTGAATGGGATCTGTCCATTTATAAAGACTCTATTGTTCCCTTTATTGAGGTTGTTAATTCTGATGAAGCATTGGTTTATCAAGCTTTCGAGGTAGTGGTTGCTGAGCAGATCCCTAGAGGGAAGCCCATTCCGATACCACAATTGCCTTCAACATCAGTTATGGTGGTAAATGAATGCTGAAGCACGGTTTTGAACCAGGAAAGTGCTATTTTGGTTTAGATGTGTGTTATACTTACGGTCAtctaggccatattatgcgagattgtccgttCAGAGGTATTGGAGGTGGATACGCAACTGGTTCTTCGTCTTCGTTACGCCCTTCGGGGCAGGGTGCTCAAATATCAGCGGGCtgtggtagaggcagaggtggagcgtccagctcgagcggtccttAGAATTGCATCTATGCATTTGTTGGTCagcaggatcttgagtcatcacctgctgttgttacaggtatattatcagtatcctCTCATGgtatgtatgcattgatagatctagGCTCTACCTTATCATACGTCACTCATTTTATTCTTTGGAaagtttgggatagaacctGAGAAGATTaggccttttgaggtgtctatacCTGTTGGAGACTCGGGATAGCTAGATgagtatacaagaattgtgtGGTCATAGTCTGTAACCGTCATACTATAGGTGTTTGATCGAATTgaatatggtagactttgatgttattttgagtatggactggttggcttctgTTATGCCAAAGTTGATTGCTGAAAAAAATGGTTCGGTTCCATTTTCCAGGACAGTCGACTctggaatggaaaggtaatacaactTCGCCGAGaggcaggtttatttcctatctcaaggcaaggaagatgatcgcaaAGAGTTATATTTATCACCTTGTTCGAGTCCATGGTGTAGAAGCAAAAccaccgacccttcagtctgtcccaGTGGGTAATGAATTCCTAGATGCATTTCCAGACGAAATTCCAAGCATTCCGCtagagcgggagattgactttgtAATCGATGTGctaccagatactcagcctatatctatttctccttatagaatggccccTGCTGAATTAAAGGAATTGAAAgaacagttgaaagatttgctcgaggaGGGTATTAGGTCTAGTACGTCACCATAGGGAGCACCgatgttatttgtaagaaagaaagatggctcattGCGGATATGTATAGATTAcagacagttgaataaggtgacgataaagaacaagtatctgCTCCTGagaattgatgacttatttgatcagttgcagggtgccaaatgtttttcaaagctAGACTTAAGatcaggttatcatcaggtcAGGTTcagagagaaagatattccgaagacaacATTAAGGACCAGATATGGTCACTACGAGTTTcttgtgatgtcttttgggttgactaatgcgccaGCAGTATTTGTGGATTTGATGAACCACAGATTTATATCCTTCTAAGATCTgttcatgattgtgtttatcgatgacatTCTGGTCTACTCTTGATCAGAGGCtaaacatgcggatcatttgcgtgcTATGCTCAGGGTTCTTCAGGATAAGAAGTTGTATGCGACGTTCTCCAAATGTGAGTTCTAGTTAAACTCCATGGATTTTCTTGGACATATTGTATCAGGTAAAGGCATCGGGGTTGACACTCAGAAGAcagaggccgtgaagacttggcctagacccacgacaccgacggaggttcgtagttttctggggttgacaggatattacaggagatttgtagagggcttctcCTCTCTTTCAACACCATTGACGAAGACTGACTCTGAAGGTAGCTAAGTTCTAATGGACAGTCGCgtgtgagcggagttttcaaGAGTCGAAGAACAGACTGACTTCAGTAGCAGTTCTGGCATTTCCAGAAGGTCAA
This window harbors:
- the LOC132054212 gene encoding uncharacterized protein LOC132054212, whose amino-acid sequence is MVRFHFPGQSTLEWKGNTTSPRGRFISYLKARKMIAKSYIYHLVRVHGVEAKPPTLQSVPVGNEFLDAFPDEIPSIPLEREIDFVIDVLPDTQPISISPYRMAPAELKELKEQLKDLLEEGIRSRCQMFFKARLKIRLSSGQVDGWVFLEVSPMKGVMRFSKKGNLSPRYIRSYRIICKVGRVAYELDLPSDLESVHSIFHVSMLRKCIKDPSRVVPVDNVQITKQLSYEEVPTAILDRQVRRLRTKDVASVKVLWRNKNVEEMTWDAEEDMMSR